GGTGTTCGACCTTGGACATGGTGGACTCCGGGTGTCATCGGCGTGGGATCACCGGACGGTCTTGGACGGAAACAGCCGTGGAGAACGCGGCGCTCACACCGGCTCGGGTACGACGGCGACGGCGCAGCCGGAGTGGTGCAGGACCGCGTGGGCCACACGCCCCAGCTGGAGCCCCAGGTGTCCCTGGTTGCGGCGGGCGCCGACCACCAGCAGGTCGGCCTCGTGCGAGACGTTCAGCAGGACCCTGCGGGCCGGGCCCTCGACCGTCAGCCGGTGCAGGTCCACGTCCGCGGGCGTCTCCTTCAACGCCCTGTCCAGGACCTCGACGGCGTGCTGTTCATGCAGCCGCGCGGGCTCGTCGGCGAGCAGGGGATGGTCGGTGCTCTCGTGCGCGGGGCACCGCCATGCCCGTACGGCGTCCAGGCTCGCATGGCGCAGCCTCGCCTCCCGGACCGCGAAGCGCAGCGCCGCGGAGTCCGCGCCCTGCTCCCCGACGCCCACGACCACGCGGCGGTGCGCACCTGCACGGACCTGGTTGTCGTTGCCGGGGCGCACCACGATCACCGGGCAGTCGGCGTGCGCGGCCACAGTCAGGCTCACCGAGCCGAGCAGCATCTCCGCCAGGCCGCTGCGACCGCGGGTGCCGAGCACCAGCGCGCAGGCGCCGCGTCCCTCACGGACGAGCGCGTACTCGGGCTCCTCCGGCAGCACGTCGGTGAAGATTTCGACGCCGCACTGCCGCAGCCGGGCGCGCTCCGCGGCCACCCGCACGATGTCCTCGGCCCGCACCTGCTCGCTCGGCTTGCCGATGCCCTCCGCGAGGGACTCGCCCTCGTAGCGCTCCCAGAGGGAGGCGTACACCAGCCGCAGCGGGGCCCCGCGCAGGGCGGCCTCGTCGGCGGCCCAGTCGGCGGCCCGCAGGCTCGGCTCCGAGCCGTCCACGCCCACGACGATCGGCAGGTCCATGGTCCTCACCGTCCCGCGCCGAGGTCGAACACGATGCGGGCCTTGACCTCGCCGCGCAGCACCTCGTCGATGGAGTCGTTGACGGAGGCGAGGGGACGGGCCTCGTAGACGACCTCGGTGCGGCCCGTGGCGTGCAGTCGGAAGACCTCGGCGAGGTCCTGCCGGGTGCCGACGATCGAACCGATCACCGAGGTGCCGTTCAGCACGGTGTCGAAGACGGGCACGCGGACCGTGCCGTGTGCGGGCAGGGCCACCATGACGAGCCTGCCGCCGCGCCGCAGGCCGGCGTTGACGGCCTCGAAGGCCGCGTCGTTCACCGCGAGCGCGATGGCGGCGTGCGCGCCGCCGTGCCGCTTGAGCACCGCGCCGACGTCCTCCGTGCGGGCGTCGATGACGATGTCCGCGCCGAGTTCCGTGGCCAGCCGGAGCTTGTCGTCGGTCACGTCGATCGCGGCCACGGTCGCGCCGGCGATCTTCGCGTACTGCAGGGCCAGATGGCCGAGGCCGCCGACTCCGGAGATCGCGACGAGCTGGGCGGGACGGACGCCCGCGACCTTCAGCGCCTTGTACGTCGTGACGCCCGCGCAGGTCAGCGGGGCGGCTTCCAGGGCGGTGATGCCGTCGGGCACCGGCTGCGCGAAGTCGGCCCAGGCGAGCATCTTCTCGGCGTGTGCGCCGTCGCAGCCGTATCCGGTGTTGATCTGCTGCTCGCACAGGGTCTCCCAGCCGGACAGGCAGTGCTCGCACCGCCCGCACGCCCGGCCGAGCCAGGGCACGGCGACCCGCTGCCCGAGGGACAGGTGGGTCACGCCTTCGCCGAGCGCCTCCACCAGCCCGACGCCCTCGTGCCCCGGGACGAACGGCGGGTTCGGCTTGACCGGCCAGTCTCCGTGTGCCGCGTGGATGTCGGTGTGGCACAGCCCCGACGCCTCCACCCGGACGCGGACCTGGCCGGGGCCGGGCTGCGGGTCGGGGCGCTCCTCGATGACCAGGGGCTCGCCGAACGCTCGTACGACCGCTGCTTTCATGGTTCTCTTCTCCTCGCGCGTGTTCGTGTTCGGGAGCGACCCGGGGCGGGTCAGCCGTGGGGGACGACGGCGACGGGGGCGGCGCTGTGGTGCAGGACGGCGTGGGTGACGTGACCGATGTGGGCGCCCAGGGGGCTGCGGCGGATCCGGCGACCCACGACCACGAGGGAGGCCTCGCGTGCGGCCTCCACGACGTGGACGGCCGCGCTGCCGTAGCGGGACACCTCGACGACCTCCACGTCCGGGAACTTGCGCCGCCAGGGCCGCACCGCCTCGGCGAGGGCCTCGGCGGCGGCGGCGGCCAGTGCCTCGTGCAGCGCGGGGTCGACGGGCGTGCCGTAGGCGTAGTACGGCGGCGGGTTCCAGCCGTGGACGATCCGCAGGAGCGTCGCCCGGCGCCTGGCGGCGTCGAAGGCGAACTCGATCAGCGTCTCGTCCGGGTGCTCGACATCGAACCCGAGGACCACGGGCAGGAAGGGAGTCGCGGCGGAGGGGACGCCGACCGGGTCCGGCTCGTGCTCGTCGGCGGCCACCTCCAGTGCCCGCACCAGCACGACGGGACGGTCCGCGTGTGCGATGACGGACAGGCCGACCGAGCCGACCATGAGACCGCCGAGACCGCCGAGACCGCGCGAGCCGAGGACGAGCAGTTCGGCACTCTCCGCCGCCTCGGCCAGGGCCTCGGCCGGACGGCCGGACACCTGCTCTGTGCGCACCTCGACGCCGGGGTGGCGCAGCCTGAGACCTTGCGCGGCCTCCCGGGGGATCCTCTCGGTCCAGTGCTGGTGGGTCTCGGCTCCAAGGAGCGGGGCCTGAGCCATGGGCTCCGGAACCGGTTCCCAGACGTGGACGATTTTCAGGGGCAGGCCGCGCAGCTTCGCTTCGCGGGCCGCCCATTCCGCGGCGGCCCGGCTTTCCTGCGAGCCGTCGAGACCTACGGTGATGGTGCGGAGCATGATCTCCACCTCCTGGGGCGAGGGATCCGATTCCAGCGTCGTCTTCGGGAGCTTCCTCGTGCAGGGGCCACTGGTCCCGAATTCGGGCCGAGCGACCCCTGCGCGGCTCGGCGCGGCGGGCCTGATGACCGGCAACCGCGTCGGCGCTGTTCAGCGCAGCCAGCTGTGGTCGCGGACGATGGGCAGGCGGGCCCAGAGCCGACCCGCGCCCAGGGTGTCGCCGGCGGCGGCAGCGGCCACGACGATCAGGGCGACGGCGTAGATCAAGTGGTAGTCGACGAACGGGTTCGTCGACATGCTCGCCGAACCGTCCGAGAGATGCCTGGCCGGCGGCCACTCGGCGACCCACATCAGCGCCATCATCGCGGTCCCGGCGATGGCGGCGATCCGCAACGCGACTCCCGCGATCAGGGCGAGGCCGATCCCGAGCAGACCTGTCATGAACAGCCAGTTCGCCCACGGGTCGCCGGCCCATGAGTGGAAGGTGGACTCCATCGGTCCGACGGCGACGGAACCGAGGAAACCCTTCGTCGGGGACCCTCCGTCGATCCAGCCCTTGCCGGAGGGGGTGGCGTACCCGAGGCCGAAGGTCTTGTCGAGGAAGGCCCACAGGAAGACGAACCCGGTGAGCAGACGCAGGGACGCGAAGGCGCAGGCCCGCGCGGTGTACGTGTCGGTGCGTGCCGACACGCCCGACCCAGAGGCGGGGGTGGTCCGGTTCCTGCGGAACGAGGGCAGGTGAAAGCCGGAACTCGGGTGCGGGTGCTCGTGGACGGCCATGGTGGTGGTTCCCTTCGGGGACGGTCGGGTCGTTGCCTGACGCGACTTACTCTGGTCCCGCACGCCGACCGGCGCCGGATGCCGAAGGTCTGCGCCGGTGGGGCCGAACGGCCCTGTGTGCGCGGGCCGTTGGGGTCGGGACCCGCCGGCCGCACCGCGCTGCCTCCTCGGCGGGCGCCCGCAGCCAGGCGTTTGGTTCGTCCTGACCGCCGAGGCCGACGTGGAGGTGGGCATCACCGCCCTGGACCCAGTCGCCGAAGTGCGCGCCGCGAACTGACCCGTTGCGGCATCGTGTTCGCCCTCGCCCGGGTGAAACAGGACCTGCTGGACGACCTGGGGGCATACGGTCTGACCGACTCGGTCGGCAAGAACGGTCTTCCCGAGGCTCCCGACCGGCCGTATCCCCCGTCTCACCAGAGACGCGCCGCCGGCCCCACCCCGCCGACAGGTCAGTAGACCTTCAGGCCCCGGTCGCGGAACTGACCTCGCACCCGCTCGACCAGTTCGGGCTCCGGAGTGGGCGTGTCCTTCAACGGGAAGGGGATTGCGAGGGACTCGTACTTCGGAGCCCCGAGTTTGTGGAACGGCAGCACGTCGACCCGCTCCACCGCCTCGAGCCCCGCGACGAACCCGGCCAGGGCGTCCACAGCCTGCGGATCGTCGGTCCAACCCGGAACGAGCACGTGA
The window above is part of the Streptomyces sp. NBC_00425 genome. Proteins encoded here:
- a CDS encoding universal stress protein, yielding MDLPIVVGVDGSEPSLRAADWAADEAALRGAPLRLVYASLWERYEGESLAEGIGKPSEQVRAEDIVRVAAERARLRQCGVEIFTDVLPEEPEYALVREGRGACALVLGTRGRSGLAEMLLGSVSLTVAAHADCPVIVVRPGNDNQVRAGAHRRVVVGVGEQGADSAALRFAVREARLRHASLDAVRAWRCPAHESTDHPLLADEPARLHEQHAVEVLDRALKETPADVDLHRLTVEGPARRVLLNVSHEADLLVVGARRNQGHLGLQLGRVAHAVLHHSGCAVAVVPEPV
- a CDS encoding zinc-dependent alcohol dehydrogenase; translation: MKAAVVRAFGEPLVIEERPDPQPGPGQVRVRVEASGLCHTDIHAAHGDWPVKPNPPFVPGHEGVGLVEALGEGVTHLSLGQRVAVPWLGRACGRCEHCLSGWETLCEQQINTGYGCDGAHAEKMLAWADFAQPVPDGITALEAAPLTCAGVTTYKALKVAGVRPAQLVAISGVGGLGHLALQYAKIAGATVAAIDVTDDKLRLATELGADIVIDARTEDVGAVLKRHGGAHAAIALAVNDAAFEAVNAGLRRGGRLVMVALPAHGTVRVPVFDTVLNGTSVIGSIVGTRQDLAEVFRLHATGRTEVVYEARPLASVNDSIDEVLRGEVKARIVFDLGAGR
- a CDS encoding universal stress protein → MLRTITVGLDGSQESRAAAEWAAREAKLRGLPLKIVHVWEPVPEPMAQAPLLGAETHQHWTERIPREAAQGLRLRHPGVEVRTEQVSGRPAEALAEAAESAELLVLGSRGLGGLGGLMVGSVGLSVIAHADRPVVLVRALEVAADEHEPDPVGVPSAATPFLPVVLGFDVEHPDETLIEFAFDAARRRATLLRIVHGWNPPPYYAYGTPVDPALHEALAAAAAEALAEAVRPWRRKFPDVEVVEVSRYGSAAVHVVEAAREASLVVVGRRIRRSPLGAHIGHVTHAVLHHSAAPVAVVPHG
- a CDS encoding DoxX family membrane protein, whose product is MAVHEHPHPSSGFHLPSFRRNRTTPASGSGVSARTDTYTARACAFASLRLLTGFVFLWAFLDKTFGLGYATPSGKGWIDGGSPTKGFLGSVAVGPMESTFHSWAGDPWANWLFMTGLLGIGLALIAGVALRIAAIAGTAMMALMWVAEWPPARHLSDGSASMSTNPFVDYHLIYAVALIVVAAAAAGDTLGAGRLWARLPIVRDHSWLR